Part of the Natronobacterium gregoryi SP2 genome, TAAGCCGCCGTAAAGATCCCTGTCGAACTGCTTCTCGTTCGAGAGGACGATTTTGGCTGCGCTGCCGATGCGGCTGGGAAGGTCGTTCAGCCGGGCGAACGGGTCGTCGTCCCCTTCTGTGTACCGGCTAAAGCGCAGGTAGACCCCGTAGGCGAACACGGCGAGTGTGATCACCGTCAGGAGATAGAACACCGCGTATCCGGTGTCGCTGATCCCCCAGTAGGTCTCCCGCGTAACGTCCGTCTGGGCTACGACGTTCATGTTCAATCACGAGCGGGGATGTGACTTAATTCTTGCCCCACTGCTCAGACGAATACCCCGACGCTGTCTTGCGAAAACGTGTAAACTATTCTTTTGTTTATGTCGATTGTTTATCGTCTGGCCGCCCACGCTATCTGGCAACAGACTTATATAGCCACCCGTCGGGAGTGTCCACCCATGAACGAAAAAACCGAGGAACTCCGAGATATCTTCACGACCGTCACCGACGGAGAGGAGACAGTCACCCAGTCCCAGGAAGACACGCGAGGCTCCCTCGAGCGCGACGAGCAGACGGACGACGAGCGACTCGAGAGCGTCGTCACACAGATGCGCGAGCGATACGGGTTCGAGACGGACCTCTCGGACGAACGACTGATCGAGGTCGCAAAAGCGTTCTACGACGACTGCGGTGACGAGGAGATTGCAACTGACCTGGGCGTCGGCACCGACGAGGTTTTCGAAGCACGCATGTCGTTGCACCTGATCGGTGACGACGACGCCGAAGACGTCGATCTCGCGGCGATACGTGGCCGCGAGGAAGACGACGAGACGCTGGCCGAAGAGTACAGCGTCGATCCCGCCGATATCCGTCGGTACAGACGCGTCGCCAGGGCAGAAGACCAGTCCCGGACGGCGAACGACCGGTACCGCGACGAGTTCGATAGTCTCCTCGCCGACGCGGAACTCTCCTCGCAGATAACCTCGGATGTCCGCGAAGATGGTCTCGAGGACGCCACCGAAGGGATGGAGACCGACGTCGACTTCTGACGGATCAGGATCTTTGGCGGACCAGGGTTTTTGTCTCAGCACGCGGCCAGGAGGAGCGTGACCCAACAGCACGTTCCGTTCAGCGACCTTCGGACTGCGACCTACTGTACACGGAAGTATTATTACAGGCGAACTCGGGACGGCGATCCCGATCCGCCACCGGCAGTCGACAGGATCAGGGCGCTTGCGACGAGATACGAGGAACTGCTCGAGTCGCCGCCTGGTGATCTACAGGCGGAACCGATCGCCGTCTCGCCAGGCGCGTATCACGATCGACTCGAGGAGACTCGCGATCGGCTTTCGGCGGCGGGGGAGTGGGGGCGACTGCAGGAGCCGCTTCACCGGAACGTCGTCACGACCGGTCGAGACTGCCGCGGTGTCGTTCACAAGGTGCTTGCAGAGCCCGTCGAACCGGTTCTGCTCTCGGCAGGTGCACCTCCAGAACAGGGCGTCTGGGAGCCACAGTCAGTCCAGGCTGTGGCAGCGGCGAAAGCACTCGCCTGGGAGCGAGAGATGTCGATCGAACGGGCCTGGCTCGAGTATCCGGCCTACGGCGAGATTCGGTCGATCGAGTTGACGACCCGCCGGAAGGCCCGCTACCGCCGAGCTCTCAGGACCGTGTGGGAACTGGATGGCCCGCCGCCACGGACTGACAACCGCTCGAAGTGTGAGTCCTGTGAATTCGCCGGCGAGTGTGGGGTACGGACGCGAACGCTGCGGTCATTGCTCGGTGTTGACTGAGTTCCTGGTCTGAAAACGTGGAACTTGCTCCGCAGTGCCTGAAAGTCTCTCTTTCGGACGCTTCGAGCCGAAGCCGATCCGATACCGAGAGACTTTTACTCACTATCGAGTAATCGATTCCATCGATGATGTGGCAAGACTTCGTCTTCCTCGCTGGAAGCGTCCTCTCGATCGTGTTTCTCGCCCCGACGGTTCGAGACGCAAACGCCAGAGTGCCGCTGGGTTCGAGCATCCCGTCGATGACGATCGGCAGCATCTACTCGTTCACCTACGCGACGATGGGGATGACGTTCTCCGCGCTGGGATCGATCGGCGTCGCGACGATGTGGTCACTGATCGCGTTCTACCGGGCACCGGGAGAACAGACGGGGCCGAAGAACGTCCTGCGATTTCTCGAGTCACTGGCGGGTCAGGGGTACGCCCTCGTGACGAGTACTGGCGACCGAACAGAAACGACGACCG contains:
- a CDS encoding CRISPR-associated protein Cas4; its protein translation is MTQQHVPFSDLRTATYCTRKYYYRRTRDGDPDPPPAVDRIRALATRYEELLESPPGDLQAEPIAVSPGAYHDRLEETRDRLSAAGEWGRLQEPLHRNVVTTGRDCRGVVHKVLAEPVEPVLLSAGAPPEQGVWEPQSVQAVAAAKALAWEREMSIERAWLEYPAYGEIRSIELTTRRKARYRRALRTVWELDGPPPRTDNRSKCESCEFAGECGVRTRTLRSLLGVD